A single genomic interval of Pseudomonas sp. FeN3W harbors:
- the grxD gene encoding Grx4 family monothiol glutaredoxin yields the protein MDIIETIKEQIANNPVLLYMKGSPNAPQCGFSARATQAVMGCGEKFAYVDILQNPEIRANLPTYANWPTFPQLWVNGELVGGSDIILEMFEKGELQTLIKSAVGKAEA from the coding sequence ATGGATATCATCGAAACCATCAAAGAACAGATCGCCAACAACCCGGTGCTGCTTTACATGAAGGGTTCGCCCAACGCCCCGCAGTGCGGCTTTTCCGCTCGTGCGACCCAGGCGGTAATGGGCTGTGGCGAGAAGTTCGCTTACGTCGACATCCTGCAGAACCCGGAAATTCGCGCCAACCTGCCGACCTATGCCAACTGGCCGACCTTCCCGCAGCTGTGGGTGAACGGTGAGCTGGTCGGAGGCAGCGACATCATCCTCGAGATGTTCGAGAAGGGTGAACTGCAGACCCTGATCAAGTCCGCTGTCGGCAAGGCCGAGGCCTGA
- a CDS encoding ABC transporter ATP-binding protein — MKHEPPLLQLRDLACGYGEQSIVQHLNLHLNRGDIGCLLGPSGCGKTTTLRAIAGFEPVHQGEIHLAESVISRSGFTLAPEKRRIGMVFQDYALFPHLTVAENIAFGIRKQPDCSRIVSEMLELVHLAALGRRYPHELSGGQQQRVALARALAPEPALLLLDEPFSNLDVELRRRLSHEVREILKARNTSAILVTHDQEEAFAVSDQVGVFKDGRLEQWDTPFNLYHEPLTPFVASFIGQGYFIRGQLLDPETVQTELGVIRGNRAYTWPAGSSVDVLLRPDDIVYKPDSPLRALIVGKTFLGASTLYRLQLPTGNQLVAIFTSHADYPTGQEVGIAIAADHLVVFPAQGSVAAHETLQPTTAAR; from the coding sequence ATGAAGCACGAGCCGCCGCTGCTGCAACTGCGTGACCTGGCCTGCGGCTACGGCGAGCAGAGCATCGTCCAGCACCTCAACCTGCATCTGAACCGCGGCGACATCGGCTGCCTGCTGGGCCCGTCCGGTTGCGGCAAGACCACTACGCTGCGTGCCATCGCCGGCTTCGAGCCGGTGCACCAGGGCGAAATCCACCTGGCGGAGTCGGTCATTTCCCGCTCGGGCTTCACCCTGGCGCCGGAGAAGCGCCGCATCGGCATGGTCTTTCAGGACTACGCGCTGTTTCCCCATCTGACCGTGGCGGAAAACATTGCCTTCGGGATTCGCAAGCAGCCTGACTGCTCGCGAATCGTCTCCGAGATGCTCGAACTGGTGCACCTGGCCGCCCTTGGCAGACGCTATCCGCACGAGCTCTCCGGGGGACAGCAGCAGCGCGTCGCACTGGCCCGCGCCCTGGCGCCCGAGCCTGCACTTTTGCTGCTGGACGAGCCGTTCTCCAACCTCGACGTCGAACTGCGTCGGCGCCTCAGCCATGAGGTGCGCGAGATCCTCAAGGCACGCAACACCAGCGCCATTCTGGTTACCCACGACCAGGAAGAAGCCTTCGCCGTCAGCGATCAGGTCGGCGTGTTCAAGGACGGTCGCCTGGAGCAGTGGGACACCCCGTTCAACCTTTACCACGAACCGCTGACGCCCTTCGTGGCCAGCTTTATCGGCCAGGGCTATTTCATCCGAGGGCAGCTGCTAGACCCGGAAACCGTGCAGACCGAACTCGGTGTGATTCGCGGCAACCGCGCCTACACCTGGCCGGCAGGCAGCTCGGTGGATGTGCTGCTGCGCCCGGATGACATCGTCTACAAGCCGGACAGCCCGCTGCGGGCGCTTATCGTCGGCAAGACCTTCCTCGGCGCGTCGACGCTGTACCGGCTGCAGCTGCCCACCGGCAATCAACTGGTGGCGATCTTCACCAGCCATGCGGACTACCCCACCGGGCAGGAAGTCGGCATCGCCATCGCCGCCGACCATCTGGTGGTCTTTCCGGCACAGGGCAGCGTCGCCGCCCATGAAACGCTGCAGCCGACAACAGCGGCGCGCTAA
- a CDS encoding MDR family MFS transporter, whose product MMSAMLGAFMAVLDIQITNSSLKDIQGALSATLEEGSWISTSYLVAEIIMIPLTAWLVQLLSARRLAVWVSIGFLISSLLCSFAWNLESMIVFRALQGFTGGALIPLAFTLTLIKLPEHHRAKGMALFAITATFAPSIGPTLGGWLTENWGWEYIFYINVPPGLVMIAGLLYGLEKKPPHWALLKSTDYAGIVTLAAGLGCLQVFLEEGHRKDWLESSLIVELGAIALLSLILFVILQLSRPNPLINLGILRERNFGLTSIASLGMGLGLYGSIYLLPLYLAQIQQYNALQIGQVIMWMGIPQLFLIPLVPKLMKIIPPKWLCAAGFALFGLSSFASGALNPDFAGDQFHPIQIIRAIGQPLIMVTISLIATAYVQPQDAGSASSLFNILRNLGGAIGIALLATLLDSRTKVYFDYLREALVPTNPAVAERLSTLAAQLGSEQAALGRLSEITHQQAMIMAYNDAFHFVGIALAISMVAVMLTRALPQDMQAGAGGH is encoded by the coding sequence GTGATGAGCGCCATGCTCGGCGCCTTCATGGCGGTGCTGGATATCCAGATCACCAACTCGTCGCTCAAGGACATCCAGGGCGCGCTCTCGGCCACGCTGGAGGAAGGCTCGTGGATTTCCACCTCCTACCTGGTGGCGGAAATCATCATGATTCCGCTGACCGCCTGGCTGGTGCAGTTGCTCTCGGCACGCCGATTGGCGGTCTGGGTGTCGATCGGTTTTCTGATCTCTTCCCTGCTCTGCTCCTTCGCCTGGAACCTTGAAAGCATGATCGTCTTCCGGGCGCTGCAGGGCTTCACCGGCGGTGCGCTGATCCCCCTGGCTTTCACGCTGACGCTGATCAAGCTGCCGGAGCACCACCGCGCCAAGGGCATGGCGCTGTTCGCCATCACCGCGACCTTCGCCCCGTCGATCGGCCCGACGCTCGGCGGCTGGCTCACCGAGAACTGGGGCTGGGAGTACATCTTCTACATCAACGTGCCGCCGGGCCTGGTGATGATCGCCGGCCTGCTCTACGGCCTGGAGAAGAAGCCGCCGCACTGGGCGCTGCTGAAGAGCACCGACTACGCCGGTATCGTCACGCTGGCGGCCGGCCTCGGCTGCCTGCAGGTGTTTCTCGAAGAAGGCCATCGCAAGGACTGGCTCGAATCGAGCCTGATCGTCGAGCTGGGCGCCATCGCCCTGCTGAGCCTGATCCTGTTCGTGATCCTGCAGCTGTCGCGGCCCAACCCGCTGATCAACCTGGGCATCCTGCGCGAGCGCAACTTCGGCCTGACCAGCATCGCCAGTCTCGGCATGGGTCTCGGGCTCTACGGTTCGATCTACCTGCTGCCGCTGTACCTGGCGCAGATCCAGCAGTACAACGCCCTGCAGATCGGCCAGGTGATCATGTGGATGGGCATTCCGCAGCTGTTCCTGATTCCGCTGGTGCCCAAGCTGATGAAGATCATCCCGCCGAAATGGCTATGCGCCGCGGGCTTCGCCCTGTTCGGCCTGTCCAGCTTCGCCTCGGGGGCGCTCAACCCGGACTTTGCCGGTGACCAGTTCCATCCCATTCAGATCATCCGCGCGATCGGTCAGCCGCTGATCATGGTGACCATCTCGTTGATCGCCACCGCCTACGTGCAGCCACAGGACGCCGGCTCCGCCTCCAGTTTGTTCAACATCCTGCGCAACCTGGGCGGCGCCATTGGCATCGCCCTGCTCGCCACCCTGCTGGACAGCCGCACCAAGGTCTATTTCGACTACCTGCGCGAAGCGCTGGTGCCGACCAACCCAGCGGTAGCCGAGCGCCTGAGCACCCTGGCCGCGCAACTGGGCAGCGAGCAGGCGGCGCTGGGCCGACTCAGCGAGATCACCCACCAGCAGGCGATGATCATGGCCTACAACGACGCCTTCCACTTCGTCGGCATCGCCCTGGCCATCAGCATGGTCGCGGTGATGCTGACGCGCGCACTGCCGCAGGACATGCAGGCCGGCGCGGGCGGCCACTGA
- a CDS encoding VanZ family protein, producing MPYMRVLPFLIVLAIVLFNGLKPEPVPQLFDQQDKLHHLLGFAALAFTLRLAFPRVPFLWGLSLTVIAALSIEIGQGLLPYRTASRWDMLANVLGVLLGWGCSLIAQGWWRQRLGEPLTE from the coding sequence ATGCCCTATATGCGAGTGTTGCCTTTCCTGATCGTGTTGGCGATTGTCTTGTTCAACGGCTTGAAGCCAGAGCCGGTACCGCAGCTGTTCGATCAGCAAGACAAGCTGCATCATCTGCTGGGTTTCGCCGCGCTGGCGTTTACCCTTCGCCTGGCGTTCCCGCGGGTGCCATTCCTGTGGGGACTGAGCCTGACAGTTATTGCAGCGCTGTCGATCGAGATCGGTCAGGGCTTGCTGCCTTATCGGACCGCTTCGCGCTGGGACATGCTGGCCAATGTTCTGGGTGTGCTGCTGGGCTGGGGCTGCTCATTGATTGCGCAAGGCTGGTGGCGTCAGCGTCTGGGTGAACCGCTGACCGAGTAG
- the argF gene encoding ornithine carbamoyltransferase codes for MSARHFLSLMDCTPQELNSLVRRGIELKDLRERGVLFEPLKNRVLGMIFEKASTRTRLSFEAGMIQLGGQAIFLSPRDTQLGRGEPISDSAIVMSRMLDAVMIRTFAHSTLTDFAANSSVPVINGLSDDLHPCQLMADMQTFHEHRGSIAGKTVAWIGDGNNMCNTYIEAAIQFDFQLKVACPEGYEPDAELMARAGDRVQVMRDPREAAAGAHLISTDVWASMGQEDEAAARLATFRPYQVDRALLDCAAEDVLFMHCLPAHRGEEISHDLLDDPRSVAWDQAENRLHVQKALLEFLVEPAYHHA; via the coding sequence ATGAGCGCAAGGCATTTTCTCTCACTGATGGACTGCACGCCCCAGGAGCTGAACAGCCTGGTCCGCCGCGGCATCGAGCTGAAGGATCTGCGCGAGCGCGGCGTCCTGTTCGAACCCCTGAAGAATCGCGTGCTGGGCATGATCTTCGAGAAGGCCTCGACCCGCACCCGACTGTCGTTCGAAGCCGGCATGATCCAGCTCGGCGGCCAGGCGATCTTCCTGTCCCCACGCGACACCCAGCTCGGGCGCGGCGAGCCGATCAGCGATTCGGCCATCGTCATGTCCCGCATGCTCGATGCGGTGATGATCCGCACGTTCGCCCACTCGACCCTCACCGACTTTGCCGCCAACTCGAGCGTGCCGGTCATCAACGGTCTTTCCGATGACCTGCACCCCTGCCAGCTGATGGCCGATATGCAGACCTTCCATGAGCACCGCGGCAGCATCGCCGGCAAGACGGTGGCCTGGATCGGCGACGGCAACAACATGTGCAATACCTATATAGAAGCCGCCATCCAGTTCGACTTCCAGCTCAAGGTCGCCTGCCCCGAGGGCTATGAGCCCGACGCCGAACTGATGGCGCGCGCCGGTGATCGCGTGCAGGTAATGCGTGATCCGCGCGAAGCGGCTGCAGGCGCACACCTGATCAGCACCGACGTCTGGGCCTCCATGGGCCAGGAAGACGAGGCCGCCGCGCGCCTGGCCACGTTCCGCCCCTATCAGGTGGACCGCGCTCTGCTCGATTGCGCTGCCGAGGACGTGCTGTTCATGCATTGCCTGCCGGCCCACCGCGGCGAGGAGATCAGCCACGACCTGCTCGACGATCCGCGCTCCGTGGCCTGGGATCAGGCCGAGAACCGCCTGCATGTACAGAAGGCGCTGCTGGAGTTTCTCGTCGAGCCGGCCTACCACCACGCATGA
- a CDS encoding amino acid aminotransferase, which yields MSLFSAVEMAPRDPILGLNEAFNADTRPNKVNLGVGVYYNEEGRIPLLRAVVEAEQARIAAHAPRGYLPIEGIAAYDAAVQKLLFGENSPLIAEGRVVTTQALGGTGALKVGADFLKRLLPDAVVAISNPSWENHRALFESAGFPVQNYSYYDASNHGIDRAGLLQDLKNLPPRSIVVLHACCHNPTGVDLNLDDWKQILDVLRAQDHVPFIDIAYQGFGDSIEEDAAAVRLFAESGMTFFVSSSFSKSFSLYGERVGALSMVTQSREESARVLSQVKRVIRTNYSNPPTHGAIIVSAVLNSPELRAMWEAELGEMRSRIRELRLSMVEQLAAKGAKTDFSFVAAQRGMFSYSGLTAEQVERLRVEFGVYAISTGRICAAALNRNNIGHVTDAIVQVL from the coding sequence ATGAGTTTGTTCTCTGCTGTCGAAATGGCGCCGCGCGATCCTATCCTCGGCCTCAATGAAGCCTTCAACGCCGACACGCGGCCGAACAAGGTCAATCTCGGTGTCGGTGTCTACTACAACGAAGAAGGCCGCATTCCGTTGCTGCGCGCCGTGGTCGAAGCCGAGCAGGCCCGTATAGCTGCCCACGCGCCCCGCGGCTACCTGCCGATCGAAGGCATCGCCGCCTACGACGCTGCCGTACAGAAACTGCTGTTCGGCGAGAATTCTCCGCTGATCGCCGAAGGCCGGGTGGTGACTACCCAGGCGCTCGGCGGAACCGGCGCACTCAAGGTCGGCGCAGACTTCCTCAAACGCCTGCTACCGGACGCCGTGGTTGCCATCAGCAACCCGAGCTGGGAAAACCATCGCGCGCTGTTCGAGTCGGCCGGCTTTCCGGTGCAGAACTACAGCTACTACGACGCCAGCAATCACGGCATCGACCGCGCCGGTCTGCTGCAGGACCTGAAGAACCTGCCGCCGCGCTCCATCGTCGTGCTGCACGCCTGCTGCCACAACCCGACTGGCGTCGATCTGAACCTGGATGACTGGAAGCAGATTCTCGACGTGCTGCGCGCCCAGGATCACGTGCCGTTCATCGACATCGCCTACCAGGGCTTCGGCGACAGCATCGAAGAGGACGCTGCCGCCGTGCGCCTGTTCGCCGAGTCGGGCATGACCTTCTTCGTTTCCAGCTCGTTCTCCAAGTCCTTCTCGCTGTACGGCGAACGCGTCGGCGCACTGTCGATGGTGACTCAGAGTCGCGAGGAGTCGGCACGCGTACTGTCGCAGGTCAAGCGCGTGATCCGCACCAACTATTCCAACCCGCCGACCCATGGCGCCATCATCGTCTCCGCTGTACTCAACAGTCCGGAACTGCGCGCGATGTGGGAAGCCGAGCTGGGCGAGATGCGCAGTCGCATCCGCGAGCTGCGTCTGAGCATGGTCGAGCAACTGGCGGCCAAAGGCGCGAAGACGGACTTCAGTTTCGTTGCAGCGCAGCGCGGCATGTTCTCCTACTCCGGCCTTACGGCCGAGCAGGTCGAGCGACTGCGGGTCGAGTTCGGCGTCTACGCTATCAGCACCGGCCGAATCTGCGCCGCCGCACTGAACCGCAACAATATCGGTCACGTCACTGACGCCATCGTTCAGGTGCTCTGA
- the uvrB gene encoding excinuclease ABC subunit UvrB, giving the protein MSKFELVTRFKPAGDQPEAIRQMIEGIEAGLSHQTLLGVTGSGKTFSIANVIAHVQRPTLVLAPNKTLAAQLYGEFKAFFPNNAVEYFVSYYDYYQPEAYVPSSDTFIEKDASINDHIEQMRLSATKALLERPDAIIVTTVSCIYGLGDPQSYLKMVLHVDRGDRLDQRELLRRLTGLQYTRNDMDFARATFRVRGDVIDVFPAESDLEAVRIELFDDEVESLSAFDPLTGEVIRKLPRFTFYPKSHYVTPRETLLDAIEKIKDELRERLDYLRGQNKLVEAQRLEQRTRFDLEMIMELGYCNGIENYSRYLSGRDAGEPPPTLFDYLPADALLVIDESHVSVPQVGAMYKGDRSRKETLVEYGFRLPSALDNRPMRFDEWEAICPQTIFVSATPGPYEAEHAGRVVEQVVRPTGLVDPQIEVRPALTQVDDLLSEIRKCVAKEERVLVTTLTKRMAEDLTDYLGDHDVRVRYLHSDIDTVERVEIIRDLRLGTFDVLVGINLLREGLDMPEVSLVAILDADKEGFLRSERSLIQTIGRAARNLNGRAILYADNVTGSMQRAIDETERRRAKQIAFNEAHGIVPKGVTKDVQDILEGATVPGSRSKKRRGEARAAEESARYENDLRSPSEITKRIRQLEEKMLSLARDLEFEAAAEARDEIHKLRERLLQV; this is encoded by the coding sequence ATGTCCAAGTTCGAACTGGTCACCCGTTTCAAGCCGGCCGGCGATCAGCCGGAGGCCATTCGGCAGATGATCGAAGGCATCGAGGCGGGGTTGTCGCACCAGACGCTGCTGGGCGTCACCGGCTCGGGCAAGACCTTCAGCATTGCCAACGTCATCGCCCACGTGCAGCGACCCACGCTGGTGCTGGCGCCGAACAAGACGCTCGCTGCGCAGCTCTATGGCGAGTTCAAAGCGTTCTTTCCGAACAACGCGGTGGAGTATTTCGTTTCCTACTACGACTATTACCAGCCGGAAGCCTATGTGCCATCGTCCGACACCTTCATCGAGAAGGACGCCTCGATCAACGACCATATCGAGCAGATGCGCCTGTCGGCGACCAAGGCGCTGCTGGAGCGGCCGGATGCGATCATCGTCACCACGGTGTCGTGCATCTACGGTCTGGGTGATCCGCAGTCGTATCTGAAGATGGTGCTGCACGTCGATCGCGGCGACCGCCTCGATCAGCGCGAGCTGCTGCGCCGGCTGACCGGCCTGCAGTACACCCGCAACGACATGGATTTCGCTCGCGCGACCTTCCGTGTGCGCGGCGACGTGATCGACGTGTTCCCGGCCGAATCGGACCTCGAAGCGGTGCGCATCGAGCTGTTCGACGACGAGGTGGAGAGCCTGTCGGCCTTCGATCCGCTCACCGGCGAAGTGATCCGCAAGCTGCCGCGCTTCACCTTCTACCCCAAGAGTCATTACGTGACGCCGCGCGAGACCCTGCTCGATGCCATCGAGAAGATCAAGGACGAGCTGCGTGAGCGCCTCGACTATCTGCGCGGCCAGAACAAGCTGGTGGAGGCGCAGCGTCTGGAGCAGCGCACGCGTTTCGATCTGGAAATGATCATGGAGCTGGGTTACTGCAACGGCATCGAAAATTACTCGCGCTATCTGTCCGGGCGTGATGCTGGCGAGCCGCCACCGACGCTGTTCGACTACCTGCCGGCCGATGCTCTTCTGGTGATCGATGAGTCCCACGTGTCGGTGCCGCAGGTCGGCGCGATGTACAAGGGCGACCGCTCGCGCAAGGAAACCCTGGTGGAATACGGCTTTCGCCTGCCATCGGCGCTGGACAACCGGCCGATGCGCTTCGACGAATGGGAAGCGATCTGCCCGCAGACCATCTTTGTCTCCGCGACACCCGGCCCTTACGAGGCCGAACATGCAGGCCGCGTGGTCGAGCAGGTTGTGCGTCCGACGGGGCTGGTCGATCCACAGATCGAGGTACGTCCGGCGCTGACGCAGGTCGACGATCTACTGTCGGAGATCCGCAAGTGCGTGGCCAAGGAGGAGCGGGTGCTGGTCACCACGCTGACCAAGCGCATGGCCGAGGACCTGACCGACTACCTTGGCGATCACGACGTGCGGGTGCGCTACCTGCACTCGGACATCGACACGGTGGAGCGGGTCGAGATCATCCGCGACCTGCGGTTGGGCACTTTCGACGTGCTGGTGGGCATCAACCTGCTGCGCGAAGGCCTGGACATGCCCGAGGTGTCGCTGGTGGCGATTCTCGATGCGGACAAGGAAGGCTTCCTGCGCTCCGAGCGCTCGCTGATCCAGACTATCGGCCGCGCCGCGCGCAACCTCAATGGCCGGGCGATTCTCTACGCGGACAACGTCACCGGCTCCATGCAGCGCGCCATCGACGAGACCGAGCGTCGTCGTGCCAAGCAAATCGCTTTCAACGAGGCTCATGGCATCGTGCCGAAGGGCGTCACGAAGGATGTGCAGGACATTCTCGAAGGCGCCACGGTCCCCGGCTCGCGCAGCAAGAAGCGGCGCGGCGAGGCCAGGGCGGCGGAAGAGAGTGCGCGCTACGAGAACGATCTGCGTTCGCCGAGCGAGATCACCAAGCGGATTCGTCAGCTGGAAGAGAAAATGCTGAGCCTGGCGCGCGATCTGGAGTTCGAGGCGGCCGCCGAGGCGCGCGACGAAATCCACAAGCTGCGCGAGCGGCTGCTGCAGGTCTGA
- a CDS encoding HlyD family secretion protein: MPATLKRRLFIFLTLVLLAAAALFAHWFLIGRHYEHTDNAYVQGEITRVSSQLAARIERVHVEDNQHVERGDLLVTLEAGDFRLALEQARANLAIHEAELAQVRSRLTQQNSLIAASQAALDAAQANLERSQLDLSRVEALRKPGFVSEERVTTLSADARVARSQRQKAGADLNAQHQQVDTLEAEVQRLQALIGSARAQIEQAELNLQRTEIHSPISGVVGQRSARTGQYVAVGAYLMSVVPDEDIWVQANFKETQIGRMREGQVAELTFDSFPDTPIEGRVASLFPASGAQFSLLPPDNATGNFTKVVQRIPVKLTFARDNPLEGRIRPGMSVEVKVDLRGR; the protein is encoded by the coding sequence ATGCCCGCCACGCTGAAACGCCGACTCTTCATCTTCTTGACTCTTGTGCTGCTGGCCGCAGCCGCCCTGTTCGCCCACTGGTTCTTGATCGGCCGCCATTACGAGCACACCGACAATGCCTACGTGCAGGGTGAGATCACCCGCGTCTCCAGCCAGTTGGCCGCGCGCATCGAGCGGGTGCACGTCGAGGACAACCAGCATGTCGAGCGCGGCGACCTGCTGGTGACGCTCGAAGCCGGGGATTTCCGCCTTGCGCTCGAACAGGCCCGCGCCAACCTGGCGATCCACGAGGCCGAGCTCGCCCAGGTGCGCAGCCGCCTGACCCAGCAGAACAGCCTGATCGCCGCCAGCCAGGCCGCCCTGGACGCGGCACAGGCGAACCTGGAGCGCAGCCAGCTCGACCTGTCGCGCGTCGAGGCGCTGCGCAAACCCGGCTTCGTCTCGGAAGAGCGCGTGACGACGCTGTCGGCCGATGCCCGCGTGGCCCGCTCGCAGCGGCAGAAAGCCGGGGCGGACCTGAACGCCCAGCACCAGCAGGTCGACACGCTCGAGGCGGAGGTGCAACGCCTGCAGGCACTGATCGGCAGCGCCCGCGCGCAGATCGAGCAGGCCGAGTTGAACCTCCAGCGCACCGAGATCCACTCACCCATCAGCGGCGTCGTCGGCCAGCGCTCCGCGCGTACCGGGCAATACGTGGCGGTCGGCGCCTATCTGATGTCGGTGGTGCCGGACGAGGACATCTGGGTCCAGGCCAACTTCAAGGAAACCCAGATCGGCCGCATGCGCGAAGGCCAGGTCGCCGAGCTGACCTTCGACAGCTTTCCCGATACGCCCATCGAGGGCCGCGTGGCGAGCCTCTTCCCGGCTTCCGGCGCGCAGTTCAGCCTGCTGCCGCCGGACAATGCCACCGGCAACTTCACCAAGGTGGTCCAACGCATTCCGGTCAAGCTGACCTTCGCCCGTGACAACCCGCTCGAGGGCCGCATCCGCCCCGGCATGTCGGTGGAAGTGAAGGTCGACCTTCGTGGCCGCTGA